The following are from one region of the Corylus avellana chromosome ca1, CavTom2PMs-1.0 genome:
- the LOC132168098 gene encoding auxin-responsive protein IAA20-like, with the protein MLSHQHKFSFTAMDEREDVSTDLKLGLSTSSFDDNGVPASPRQQPLNDLQDRPSLFIKVFMDGIPIGRKVNVFAQNEYDSLIRTINLMFPTTNIYSGANRVHSEKYHVLIYEDMEGDWLMVGDVPWEIFLSNVKRLKVAKAKAATSSISLPQT; encoded by the exons ATGCTCTCTCACCAACACAAGTTTTCTTTCACTGCCATGGATGAAAGAGAAGATGTGTCCACTGACCTGAAACTTGGTCTGAGCACCTCATCCTTTGATGACAATGGCGTCCCTGCCAGCCCAAG GCAGCAGCCATTAAACGATCTGCAGGATCGTCCCTCCTTGTTTATCAAGGTTTTCATGGACGGCATTCCGATCGGTAGAAAGGTTAATGTATTTGCTCAAAATGAGTATGATAGCCTCATCAGAACCATTAATCTTATGTTCCCCACCACCAATATCT ACTCGGGTGCTAATCGGGTTCATTCCGAAAAATATCATGTGTTGATTTATGAAGATATGGAAGGGGATTGGTTGATGGTTGGAGATGTGCCATGGGA GATTTTCTTAAGCAATGTGAAAAGGCTGAAGGTCGCAAAGGCCAAAGCTGCCACTTCTTCCATTTCTTTGCCACAAACATGA
- the LOC132167736 gene encoding auxin-responsive protein IAA31-like yields MQRERERQKMGRETHSSSSSIDSSNHSAAASSSSSLSLPIQTNSKSGGGGGGGGGGGGRLDLTTDLRLGLSISPSYYNDFSATQMPPIRSILRSEDAGKSHHDLQENRRPSLFIKIYMEGIPIGRKLNLFAQDGYEGLIRTIAHMFPTTFLYSSVDDDPVHSDKYHVLTYEDKEGDWMMVGDVPWEMFLNNVKRLKVTRADKC; encoded by the exons atgcagagggagagagaaagacagaAGATGGGAAGGGAAACTCATTCATCATCCTCTTCCATAGACAGCAGCAACCACTCAGCTGCTgcctcctcttcttcctctctctcgcTTCCAATCCAAACTAATAGCAAaagcggcggcggcggcggtggtggtggtggtggtggaggaagaTTGGATTTGACGACAGACCTGAGACTTGGTCTGAGCATCTCACCCTCTTATTACAATGACTTCTCTGCCACCCAAAT GCCGCCCATCAGATCAATCCTGAGGAGCGAAGATGCAGGGAAATCACATCATGATCTGCAGGAGAATCGACGACCCTCTTTATTTATAAAGATTTACATGGAAGGAATTCCCATTGGCAGAAAGTTGAATCTATTTGCACAAGATGGTTATGAGGGTCTAATAAGAACCATTGCCCATATGTTCCCCACCACATTTCTCT aCTCTAGTGTTGATGATGATCCAGTTCATTCTGATAAATATCATGTGCTGACTTATGAAGATAAGGAAGGAGATTGGATGATGGTTGGAGATGTACCATGGGA GATGTTCTTAAACAACGTGAAAAGACTGAAGGTGACGAGAGCCGACAAATGCTAG